A genomic segment from Cygnus atratus isolate AKBS03 ecotype Queensland, Australia chromosome Z, CAtr_DNAZoo_HiC_assembly, whole genome shotgun sequence encodes:
- the ATP5F1A gene encoding ATP synthase subunit alpha, mitochondrial, translating to MLSARLAATLARSLPRHAGLVSRNTLGAAFVATRNIHASKTHFQKTGTAEVSSILEERILGADTSAELEETGRVLSIGDGIARVYGLRNVQAEEMVEFSSGLKGMSLNLEPDNVGVVVFGNDRLIKEGDVVKRTGAIVDVPVGEELLGRVVDALGNPIDGKGPITSKTRRRVGLKAPGIIPRISVREPMQTGIKAVDSLVPIGRGQRELIIGDRQTGKTSIAIDTIINQKRFNDGTDEKKKLYCIYVAIGQKRSTVAQLVKRLTDADAMKYTIVVSATASDAAPLQYLAPYSGCSMGEYFRDNGKHALIIYDDLSKQAVAYRQMSLLLRRPPGREAYPGDVFYLHSRLLERAAKMNDSFGGGSLTALPVIETQAGDVSAYIPTNVISITDGQIFLETELFYKGIRPAINVGLSVSRVGSAAQTRAMKQVAGTMKLELAQYREVAAFAQFGSDLDAATQQLLNRGVRLTELLKQGQYVPMAIEEQVAVIYAGVRGHLDKLEPSKITKFESAFLAHVLSQHQALLSTIRTEGKISDQTEAKLKEIVTNFLSTFEA from the exons atgCTCTCCGCCCGCCTGGCCGCCACCCTCGCCCGCTCCCTGCCGCGGCATGCCGGCCTG GTTTCCAGAAACACCCTGGGTGCAGCATTTGTTGCCACAAGAAACATCCATGCCtccaaaacacatttccagAAAACCG GCACTGCTGAGGTATCCTCTATTCTTGAGGAACGTATTTTGGGAGCTGACACCTCTGCTGAACTTGAGGAAACTGGTCGTGTGCTCTCGATTGGTGATGGTATTGCCCGTGTGTATGGCCTAAGAAATGTGCAGGCAGAAGAAATGGTTGAGTTTTCTTCTGGGCTGAAG GGAATGTCCTTGAACTTGGAGCCCGACAACGTTGGTGTTGTCGTGTTTGGTAATGACAGACTGATCAAGGAAGGGGATGTTGTGAAGAGGACTGGTGCCATTGTGGATGTTCCCGTTGGGGAAGAGCTGCTGGGCCGTGTTGTAGATGCCCTAGGCAATCCCATTGATGGGAAG GGTCCTATTACATCTAAGACACGTAGGAGAGTTGGCTTGAAGGCCCCTGGCATCATTCCCAGAATCTCTGTGCGGGAACCTATGCAGACTGGTATTAAGGCTGTGGACAGCTTGGTGCCAATTGGCCGTGGACAGCGTGAGCTGATCATTGGTGACAGACAGACTGG GAAAACATCAATTGCAATTGACACAATAATCAACCAGAAACGATTTAATGATggaacagatgagaaaaagaagCTGTACTGTATCTATGTTGCCATTGGCCAGAAGAGATCTACTGTTGCACAGCTGGTAAAGAGGCTCACTGATGCAG ATGCCATGAAGTACACTATTGTGGTGTCTGCCACAGCATCTGACGCTGCACCCCTTCAGTATCTGGCTCCCTATTCAGGCTGCTCCATGGGGGAGTACTTCAGAGACAACGGAAAGCATGCGTTGATCATCTATGATGACTTATCCAAGCAG GCTGTTGCCTACCGTCAGATGTCTCTGCTGCTGCGCCGTCCACCTGGCCGTGAAGCCTACCCAGGTGATGTGTTCTACCTGCACTCCCGCCTGCTGGAGAGAGCGGCCAAAATGAACGATTCCTTTGGAGGCGGCTCTCTGACTGCCCTGCCGGTCATTGAAACTCAGGCTGGGGATGTGTCTGCTTACATTCCAACCAACGTCATCTCCATCACTGATGGACAG ATCTTCCTGGAAACTGAGCTGTTCTACAAAGGTATCCGTCCAGCCATCAACGTCGGTCTGTCTGTGTCCCGTGTGGGTTCTGCTGCTCAGACCAGGGCTATGAAGCAG GTGGCAGGTACCATGAAGCTGGAATTGGCTCAGTACCGTGAAGTAGCTGCCTTCGCTCAGTTTGGGTCTGATCTGGAtgctgccacacagcagctgttgAATCGTGGTGTGCGTCTGACAGAGCTCCTCAAACAAGGACAGTACG TTCCCATGGCTATTGAGGAACAGGTTGCAGTCATCTATGCTGGTGTAAGAGGTCACTTGGACAAGCTGGAGCCCAGCAAAATCACTAAATTTGAGAGTGCTTTCCTGGCTCATGTACTGAGCCAGCACCAGGCCCTCCTCTCCACGATCAG GACCGAAGGGAAGATCTCTGACCAGACAGAAGCTAAGTTGAAGGAAATAGTCACAAATTTCCTGTCTACTTTCGAGGCATAA
- the PSTPIP2 gene encoding proline-serine-threonine phosphatase-interacting protein 2 isoform X2 yields the protein MREARFRDHFWSTDLTSTVGYDSIIQHLNDGRKNCKEFEDFLKERAIIEEKYGKELINLSKKKPCGQTELNTLKRSLDVFKQQIDNVGQGHIQLAQTLREEAKKMEEFREKQKLHRKKIELIMEAIHKNRNLQYKKTMEAKRLYEQRCRDKDEAEQAVHRNANLVTQKQQEKLFLKLAQTKSALEDSDRSYQQSITALEKIREEWMKEHIKACEFFETQECERISYFRSALWLHVNQLSQGCVQNDEKYEEIRKSLEMCSIEKDIDFFVNLRKTGSSAPAPVVYENYYNTQRNATPVRSPVSVPISRRAPLPTPTSGPGDPDYATIDGYSLIHR from the exons atgcgGGAGGCACGGTTCAGGGACCACTTCTGG AGCACAGACCTGACGAGCACAGTTGGCTATGACAGCATCATTCAACATTTGAACGACGGCAGGAAGAACTGCAAAGAGTTTGAAGACTTTTTGAAGGAAAG AGCGattatagaagaaaaatatggcAAAGAGCTCATTAACTTGTCGAAGAAGAAGCCCTGTGGGCAGACGGAGCTGAA CACCCTGAAGAGATCCCTGGATGTTTTCAAGCAAC agataGACAATGTGGGACAAGGTCACATCCAGCTGGCGCAAACCCTTCGGGAGGAAGCCAAGAAAATGGAGGAATTCAGGgagaagcaaaagctgcatCGGAAGAAG ATAGAGCTCATAATGGAGGCGATCCACAAGAACAGGAATTTGCAGTACAAGAAGACCATGGAG GCCAAGCGGCTCTACGAGCAGCGCTGCAGGGATAAAGATGAAGCGGAACAGGCGGTGCACCGCAACGCCAACCTGGTCacgcagaagcagcaggagaag CTCTTCCTGAAGTTGGCTCAGACGAAATCGGCCCTGGAGGATTCAG ACAGGAGTTACCAGCAGAGTATTACCGCACTGGAGAAGATCAGGGAAGAATGGATGAAAGAGCACATCAAGGCTTGCGAG TTCTTCGAGACGCAGGAGTGCGAGCGCATCAGCTACTTCCGCAGTGCCCTCTGGCTCCATGTCAACCAGCTCTCCCAGGGCTGCGTCCAGAACGATGAG aaatacGAGGAAATCCGCAAGAGTTTAGAAATGTGCAGCATTGAGAAGGATATcgatttttttgtaaatttgcGCAAAACTGGAAGTTCGGCCCCAG CTCCTGTTGTTTATGAAAACTACTACAACACGCAGAGAAACGCGACTCCTGTGAGAAGTCCGGTTTCTGTACCTATATCACG GAGGGCGCCTCTACCCACCCCAACCAGTGGGCCAG GTGATCCTGATTATGCCACAATTGACGGTTACAGCTTGATACACCGCTAA
- the PSTPIP2 gene encoding proline-serine-threonine phosphatase-interacting protein 2 isoform X1 gives MREARFRDHFWSTDLTSTVGYDSIIQHLNDGRKNCKEFEDFLKERAIIEEKYGKELINLSKKKPCGQTELNTLKRSLDVFKQQIDNVGQGHIQLAQTLREEAKKMEEFREKQKLHRKKIELIMEAIHKNRNLQYKKTMEAKRLYEQRCRDKDEAEQAVHRNANLVTQKQQEKLFLKLAQTKSALEDSDRSYQQSITALEKIREEWMKEHIKACEVNATKFLHMALWSSGCPPPFCRAWGQSRRAFCSVFPSQDNSRTCCRFDVLSSDIFFLLPACAFGAAIIWLKRSWPGHESRLQPQEHPAVSALDADHLSAQTTCASILLSPTGMEFAVCLVCCVGGREGARGVGRLWKPPCRWGWEARVSLPQRDYVEVFPSVRCKGRN, from the exons atgcgGGAGGCACGGTTCAGGGACCACTTCTGG AGCACAGACCTGACGAGCACAGTTGGCTATGACAGCATCATTCAACATTTGAACGACGGCAGGAAGAACTGCAAAGAGTTTGAAGACTTTTTGAAGGAAAG AGCGattatagaagaaaaatatggcAAAGAGCTCATTAACTTGTCGAAGAAGAAGCCCTGTGGGCAGACGGAGCTGAA CACCCTGAAGAGATCCCTGGATGTTTTCAAGCAAC agataGACAATGTGGGACAAGGTCACATCCAGCTGGCGCAAACCCTTCGGGAGGAAGCCAAGAAAATGGAGGAATTCAGGgagaagcaaaagctgcatCGGAAGAAG ATAGAGCTCATAATGGAGGCGATCCACAAGAACAGGAATTTGCAGTACAAGAAGACCATGGAG GCCAAGCGGCTCTACGAGCAGCGCTGCAGGGATAAAGATGAAGCGGAACAGGCGGTGCACCGCAACGCCAACCTGGTCacgcagaagcagcaggagaag CTCTTCCTGAAGTTGGCTCAGACGAAATCGGCCCTGGAGGATTCAG ACAGGAGTTACCAGCAGAGTATTACCGCACTGGAGAAGATCAGGGAAGAATGGATGAAAGAGCACATCAAGGCTTGCGAGGTAAATGCCACAAAATTCCTTCACATGGCACTGTGGTCCTCTGGATGTCCACCCCCTTTCTGCAGGGCCTGGGGACAGAGCAGACGTGCCTTCTGCTCCGTATTCCCTTCACAGGACAACAGCAGGACGTGTTGCAG ATTCGATGTGCTCAGtagtgacatttttttcctgttgcctgCCTGCGCGTTTGGTGCTGCCATCATCTGGCTCAAACGGTCGTGGCCTGGACACGAATCGAGGCTGCAGCCTCAGGAACACCCAGCAGTGTCTGCCTTGGATGCTGACCACCTAAGTGCTCAGACCACCTGTGCCTCTATTTTACTTTCCCCCACTGGGATGGAATTTGCTGTCTGTTTGGTGTGCTGTGTCGGGGGACGTGAAGGTGCCCGTGGTGTCGGCAGGCTCTGGAAGCCCCCCTGCAGGTGGGGCTGGGAAGCCAGGGTTTCACTTCCACAGAGAGATTATGTGGAGGTTTTCCCCTCTGTACGTTGCAAAGGCCGTAACTGA